A stretch of Synechococcus sp. WH 8020 DNA encodes these proteins:
- a CDS encoding response regulator, which yields MIWVVDDDPELRQMVGTYLIDQGYDVRCLSDVKQLEARLEFQRPDLIVLDLMMPGDDGLTALRRLRDAGDDLPVVMLTARGDGVDRIIGLEQGADDYLAKPFLPRELSARIEAVLRRRSSIPAGTPLAEGGDVTFGENQFDLSARTLFRNGTPVVITSGEFSLLAAFVQHPHRPLSRERLIELARGPGSDTDSRSMDVQVSRVRKLVEPDPARPRYIQTVWGYGYVFVPDGQPRSR from the coding sequence ATGATTTGGGTCGTGGACGACGACCCGGAGCTCCGTCAAATGGTGGGCACCTACTTGATTGATCAGGGGTATGACGTTCGTTGTCTGAGTGATGTCAAGCAGCTTGAGGCAAGGCTTGAATTTCAACGCCCCGACTTGATCGTGCTCGACCTGATGATGCCTGGCGATGATGGTTTAACAGCCTTACGGCGCTTGCGAGATGCCGGAGATGATCTACCCGTGGTCATGTTGACGGCTAGAGGAGATGGAGTTGACCGGATTATTGGCTTAGAGCAAGGAGCGGATGACTATCTCGCGAAGCCGTTTCTTCCCCGAGAGTTGTCAGCACGCATCGAAGCAGTGCTGAGAAGACGTAGCTCGATTCCTGCGGGCACTCCCCTTGCTGAAGGGGGTGATGTGACTTTTGGAGAGAATCAATTCGATCTGTCTGCCAGAACTCTGTTTCGCAACGGGACGCCTGTTGTTATTACGAGTGGTGAGTTCAGCTTGTTAGCAGCCTTCGTGCAGCACCCCCATCGGCCTCTATCAAGAGAAAGACTCATCGAGCTGGCTCGTGGACCAGGGTCTGATACGGACAGTCGCAGCATGGACGTGCAAGTTTCGCGGGTGCGCAAACTGGTCGAACCGGATCCTGCGCGTCCTCGCTACATCCAAACGGTCTGGGGATATGGCTATGTCTTTGTTCCTGATGGACAACCTCGTTCGCGTTGA
- a CDS encoding ATP-binding protein, with product MTPRVWQVRLRSLFGWSGLALGSWAFCLLVLQVLFGQQLEQLQTVQLGRDLALNVRLTELALERYPPHLVTELTGLDLTVAIHPKQDQKGPSAGFQRQANALQTQLCERLSHCPMVVADRDQEGERGIWIELISPLEPIWLRVNVRAPMSWPPEPTLLGLSLVGAGMICGGLFLLVEVEAPLRGLEKALSRVGDGIDPDAVPARGAPEVQRLTRRFNAMVQRLAANRNERATMLAGIAHDLRAPITRLQFRLSMPQLSAKERERCANDLQSLERITGQFLLFAGGGDEELSVPVPLDQLLAEVASSHPADQLQLELDNVEVMVKPVALSRAVANLIDNAFTYGQAPVVLRLLRTADQCSIEVWDQGEGMPQRQWEQALQPFHRLDSSRGGEGHCGLGLAIVVHVARLHGGHLNCCYAEGLSDLKGPGRFAIRLSLPMELLVENVAKS from the coding sequence ATGACCCCAAGGGTGTGGCAAGTTCGACTGAGATCCCTATTCGGTTGGAGTGGCCTTGCTCTTGGCAGTTGGGCGTTTTGCTTACTGGTTTTACAGGTCTTGTTTGGACAGCAGCTCGAGCAATTACAGACGGTGCAGCTCGGCCGTGATCTGGCGCTCAATGTCAGGCTCACGGAGTTGGCGCTAGAGCGCTACCCCCCCCATCTCGTCACTGAACTCACCGGTCTAGATCTCACTGTTGCGATTCACCCCAAGCAAGATCAAAAGGGTCCTTCAGCAGGATTTCAACGCCAGGCGAACGCCCTTCAGACCCAGCTTTGTGAACGGCTCTCCCATTGTCCGATGGTGGTAGCGGATCGCGATCAGGAGGGCGAACGCGGAATTTGGATTGAGCTGATTTCGCCGCTAGAACCGATTTGGTTGCGCGTAAATGTTCGTGCACCGATGAGCTGGCCGCCCGAACCCACCCTGTTGGGGTTATCCCTGGTGGGGGCGGGCATGATTTGTGGCGGCCTGTTTCTGCTTGTGGAGGTTGAGGCCCCTTTACGTGGATTGGAAAAAGCCTTGTCCAGGGTTGGGGATGGAATCGATCCTGACGCTGTTCCTGCTCGTGGTGCTCCGGAGGTTCAGCGCCTGACACGCCGTTTCAATGCCATGGTGCAACGTTTGGCGGCCAATCGGAACGAGAGAGCCACCATGCTCGCTGGAATCGCCCATGACTTACGGGCACCTATCACGCGGCTGCAGTTTCGTTTGTCCATGCCTCAACTCAGCGCAAAAGAACGCGAGCGTTGCGCCAATGATTTGCAGTCTCTGGAACGCATCACAGGTCAGTTTTTGCTGTTCGCCGGTGGTGGTGATGAAGAACTCTCTGTGCCCGTGCCCTTGGATCAGTTGCTGGCTGAGGTGGCGAGCAGTCATCCAGCTGATCAATTGCAGCTTGAGTTGGACAACGTTGAGGTCATGGTGAAGCCCGTTGCCCTGAGTCGTGCTGTTGCCAACTTGATTGACAACGCGTTCACCTATGGACAGGCCCCTGTGGTGTTGCGTTTGCTGCGCACTGCCGATCAATGTTCGATAGAAGTTTGGGATCAGGGTGAAGGCATGCCCCAGCGTCAGTGGGAGCAGGCTCTGCAACCGTTTCACCGCCTCGACTCATCGCGAGGAGGAGAGGGCCACTGTGGATTGGGATTGGCCATTGTGGTGCATGTGGCGCGTCTCCACGGTGGCCATCTCAATTGCTGTTATGCCGAGGGTTTGAGTGATCTGAAGGGTCCAGGTCGCTTTGCTATTCGGTTGTCATTGCCGATGGAGCTCTTGGTGGAGAACGTTGCGAAAAGCTGA
- the ppk2 gene encoding polyphosphate kinase 2 encodes MHELDGSHPNSVAWAEQDGDGLERPSHHGERLKKKIYESELEKLQSQLVKMQYWIKETGFRMIILFEGRDAAGKGGTIKRLTEPLNPRGARVVALGTPSDRQKTQWYFQRYVEHFPAAGEIVVFDRSWYNRAGVERVMGFCTPHEVESFLEDCPQFERMLVRSGVLLLKYWFSVSDTEQETRFQSRIDDPTRRWKLSPMDLEARNRWVEFSEAKDVMFASTNIPEAPWFSVEADDKRRARLNCLRHVLSKVPWEDMTPPAIDLPPRPKQGSYKRPPMNEQFFVPNHYPYE; translated from the coding sequence ATGCATGAGCTTGATGGCAGCCATCCCAACAGCGTGGCCTGGGCTGAACAGGATGGGGATGGACTTGAGCGGCCAAGTCACCATGGTGAACGACTCAAGAAAAAGATCTATGAGTCAGAACTGGAAAAGCTCCAGTCTCAACTCGTCAAAATGCAGTATTGGATCAAAGAAACGGGCTTTCGCATGATCATCCTGTTTGAGGGACGGGATGCAGCTGGCAAAGGTGGCACGATTAAACGCTTGACGGAGCCTTTAAATCCTCGCGGGGCAAGAGTTGTTGCTTTGGGGACCCCTTCTGATCGTCAAAAAACGCAGTGGTATTTCCAGCGTTATGTGGAACATTTCCCTGCTGCAGGCGAAATTGTTGTATTTGACCGTAGCTGGTATAACCGTGCTGGTGTGGAGAGAGTGATGGGGTTTTGTACCCCTCATGAGGTTGAGTCTTTCCTCGAGGATTGCCCTCAGTTCGAGCGAATGTTGGTTCGTAGTGGCGTGTTGTTATTGAAGTATTGGTTCTCAGTTAGTGATACAGAACAAGAAACCCGTTTTCAATCACGCATCGATGACCCCACCCGCCGCTGGAAGCTCAGTCCAATGGATCTTGAAGCACGCAATCGTTGGGTTGAGTTTTCTGAGGCAAAGGATGTGATGTTCGCAAGCACGAATATTCCTGAAGCACCATGGTTCTCGGTAGAAGCCGATGATAAGAGGCGAGCTCGTCTTAATTGTTTAAGGCATGTACTCAGCAAAGTGCCATGGGAAGATATGACTCCTCCAGCCATTGACCTACCACCTAGGCCAAAACAGGGCTCTTACAAGAGGCCCCCCATGAATGAACAGTTTTTTGTTCCCAATCACTATCCATACGAATAA
- a CDS encoding phycobilisome rod-core linker polypeptide — translation MAIPPKSFTVSTQNSRVEAVSNQNIETNADNEKEKPIKNCYQQVFFHLLENDRESYLESQLRNNSITVRDFMRGLFLSERFRRGYVECNNNYRLAEQVVARALGRKVYNAEEKQSLSIIIAEKGFNYFIDYVLDSNEYMERFGYDIPPSEVSRVLPGQAKGSVPLYQQYPRYGIDWQKNLISNRFMMSINDHLLYSNKTSLEKLLYEKPTGRTLKLWILALATTTGIAIWIILAIFRSTFTIN, via the coding sequence ATGGCAATTCCTCCAAAAAGTTTCACAGTTTCAACCCAAAACTCAAGGGTTGAAGCAGTCAGCAATCAAAACATAGAAACAAATGCAGACAACGAAAAAGAAAAACCAATCAAGAATTGCTATCAACAAGTATTTTTTCACCTCTTAGAGAATGACAGGGAATCATATCTCGAATCACAATTACGGAACAATTCAATCACCGTACGCGACTTTATGAGAGGACTTTTTTTGTCTGAGCGGTTTCGTAGAGGCTATGTCGAATGCAACAACAACTATCGATTAGCAGAACAAGTCGTTGCAAGAGCGCTTGGAAGAAAAGTATATAATGCAGAAGAAAAGCAATCACTATCAATAATAATTGCAGAAAAAGGATTTAACTATTTTATAGACTATGTACTAGATAGTAACGAGTACATGGAAAGGTTTGGTTACGATATTCCACCTAGCGAAGTGTCTCGTGTTCTGCCGGGGCAAGCAAAAGGCTCAGTACCTCTATATCAACAATATCCAAGATATGGGATTGATTGGCAGAAAAATCTGATATCAAATCGATTCATGATGTCAATCAATGATCATTTACTTTACAGCAATAAGACATCATTAGAAAAGCTACTGTATGAAAAGCCAACCGGAAGGACTTTAAAATTATGGATACTTGCACTCGCTACAACAACAGGCATTGCGATCTGGATCATATTAGCAATATTTAGATCTACATTCACCATCAATTAA
- a CDS encoding thermonuclease family protein, which translates to MASTTKAVSLSFLVGLLAGTALPNVVAAEQTHPTQIVTVLKVNNGQEVLVDINGEGRAVRLACIQAPLRQQQPWSQQAKTTLSKALPQGSVVQMELRARDVYGRVVARLLNEKIDIAAPLVSKGQVFAYDGYLGRCDDLNYQALERAAQSRKEGIWSVEGGIARPWDLIEASGKQEEP; encoded by the coding sequence ATGGCATCAACCACGAAGGCAGTAAGTCTGAGCTTTCTTGTTGGCCTACTGGCAGGTACAGCCTTACCCAACGTGGTGGCCGCTGAACAAACCCACCCCACCCAGATCGTGACCGTACTCAAGGTCAACAATGGTCAGGAGGTGCTAGTCGACATCAATGGAGAGGGAAGGGCGGTTCGACTGGCCTGCATACAAGCTCCGTTACGCCAGCAACAACCCTGGTCGCAGCAAGCGAAAACAACATTGAGCAAAGCACTACCTCAGGGGTCCGTTGTCCAAATGGAACTACGGGCTCGAGACGTGTATGGGCGTGTTGTAGCCAGACTGCTGAACGAGAAAATTGACATTGCTGCCCCGCTCGTCAGCAAAGGGCAAGTGTTTGCCTATGACGGTTACCTGGGACGATGCGACGACTTGAACTATCAAGCGTTGGAGCGTGCAGCTCAAAGCCGGAAAGAAGGCATATGGTCCGTAGAAGGAGGAATTGCAAGACCATGGGACTTAATCGAAGCAAGTGGAAAACAAGAAGAACCCTAG
- a CDS encoding glutamine synthetase III family protein, producing MPHPSRLAALQAIQQRKPVACDKSGSLEEIWASDVFTLARMKNALPKEAFKVVRRVIRDGGKLNLEVADAVAQAMMDWAVSNGAHYYAHVFYPLTNSTAEKHDGFISPLKDGQAIHEFSGKLLIQGEPDGSSFPNGGIRSTFEARGYTAWDITSPAYLMRTPNGVTLCIPTVFVSWTGEALDKKTPLLRSNAAMNRQAQRLLRLLGNKDVTAVNSSCGAEQEYFLIDSQFATLRPDLQLAGRTLFGAPSPKGQQFDDHYFGAIPERVQVYMQDVEHQLYRLGIPAKTRHNEVAPGQFEIAPVHEAANVATDHQQMIMTVLRSTAKRHGFTCLMHEKPFAGINGSGKHVNWSVGNSTQGNLLDPGSTPHDNLQFLLFCAAVIRGVHRFGALLRAVVATAGNDHRLGANEAPPAIISVYLGRQLEEVFQQFQRGEVTGSSTGDVMRLGVDSLPEFKKDAGDRNRTSPFAFTGNRFEFRAVGSGQSVAGPLVAMNTVLADSLEWINDQIEAHLASGQSLEQGAADVLKQVMDQHGAAVFGGDGYSDAWHQEATEQRGLENLHNTANALPVLRREEVKTLFQRQAVISSVELESRYEVYSEQYTLAVEVEAKVALSIVRTQISPAVQKHLGSLARSISQQQAVGLNPDQRTLHYEAELHQRMQDQINALDDELHQLHHGDTTTSMNHAANVLLPRLLQLRDVVDDLEGLVDDDRWPLPSYREMLFVS from the coding sequence ATGCCCCATCCATCTCGTCTGGCTGCCCTACAAGCCATTCAACAGCGCAAACCAGTGGCTTGCGACAAAAGTGGGTCCTTGGAGGAGATATGGGCCAGTGATGTCTTCACCCTGGCGCGCATGAAAAATGCTCTGCCGAAGGAAGCATTCAAGGTTGTTCGTCGCGTGATCCGGGACGGAGGCAAATTAAATTTAGAGGTGGCTGACGCGGTTGCTCAGGCAATGATGGATTGGGCCGTCAGCAACGGAGCACATTATTACGCGCACGTCTTCTATCCCCTCACAAACTCAACGGCAGAAAAGCACGACGGTTTTATCAGTCCGCTAAAGGATGGCCAAGCCATCCATGAATTTTCAGGCAAACTCCTGATTCAGGGAGAGCCAGATGGCAGCTCGTTCCCCAATGGCGGCATCCGCTCAACATTCGAGGCCCGTGGATATACAGCCTGGGACATCACCAGCCCTGCTTATTTAATGCGTACGCCCAATGGCGTCACCCTATGCATCCCAACCGTGTTCGTGAGCTGGACCGGCGAAGCTCTCGATAAAAAGACCCCACTCCTGCGCTCGAACGCAGCCATGAATCGCCAAGCGCAACGCTTGCTTCGCTTGCTTGGCAACAAGGACGTTACGGCAGTGAATAGTTCCTGCGGAGCTGAACAGGAATATTTTTTAATTGACAGTCAATTTGCAACGCTTCGCCCCGACCTACAGCTTGCAGGAAGAACCCTATTCGGAGCTCCCTCTCCTAAAGGGCAACAATTTGACGATCATTACTTCGGTGCCATTCCTGAACGGGTTCAGGTTTACATGCAGGACGTTGAACACCAGCTATATAGGCTCGGAATTCCTGCAAAAACTCGACACAACGAGGTGGCGCCTGGGCAGTTCGAAATCGCACCTGTTCATGAAGCCGCCAACGTGGCAACAGATCATCAACAAATGATCATGACTGTGCTTCGTAGCACGGCAAAACGGCATGGATTCACATGCCTTATGCATGAAAAGCCCTTTGCTGGAATCAATGGGTCTGGCAAGCATGTGAACTGGTCTGTGGGTAACAGCACGCAAGGCAATCTTCTGGACCCAGGTTCAACGCCTCACGACAATCTGCAATTTCTACTGTTCTGCGCCGCTGTGATCCGAGGAGTGCATCGATTCGGTGCCCTTTTACGAGCAGTGGTGGCGACAGCGGGAAATGACCATCGCCTTGGAGCCAATGAAGCTCCACCCGCGATCATCTCCGTGTATCTGGGTAGACAGCTAGAGGAAGTTTTCCAGCAATTCCAGCGTGGCGAAGTCACCGGAAGCAGCACAGGCGATGTCATGCGCCTGGGTGTTGACAGTCTCCCTGAGTTCAAAAAGGACGCTGGTGATCGCAACCGCACATCACCGTTTGCGTTCACGGGCAACAGATTCGAATTCAGAGCCGTGGGTTCGGGCCAGTCAGTGGCTGGTCCACTGGTGGCGATGAACACCGTTCTCGCAGATTCACTCGAGTGGATTAACGATCAAATCGAGGCCCATTTGGCCTCGGGCCAATCCTTGGAGCAGGGTGCAGCAGACGTCTTAAAACAAGTGATGGACCAACACGGTGCAGCCGTGTTTGGGGGTGATGGGTATTCCGATGCGTGGCATCAAGAGGCCACCGAACAAAGGGGATTAGAAAACCTACACAACACCGCAAACGCCCTGCCAGTCCTGCGACGAGAGGAAGTGAAGACGCTGTTCCAGCGTCAGGCTGTGATCTCATCTGTGGAATTGGAGAGCCGCTACGAGGTTTACAGCGAGCAATACACGCTGGCAGTGGAAGTAGAAGCCAAGGTTGCACTCTCGATTGTTCGGACTCAAATCAGCCCAGCTGTTCAGAAACATCTCGGCTCCCTGGCACGAAGCATCAGCCAACAACAAGCCGTAGGCCTGAATCCTGACCAACGAACTCTGCACTATGAAGCAGAGCTACATCAAAGGATGCAGGATCAAATCAATGCTCTCGACGATGAATTGCATCAGCTTCATCATGGCGACACCACAACATCGATGAACCATGCAGCCAACGTTCTCCTTCCACGACTTCTTCAGCTGCGAGATGTTGTAGATGACTTAGAAGGCCTGGTGGATGACGACCGTTGGCCGCTTCCTTCTTATCGAGAGATGCTGTTCGTCAGTTGA
- a CDS encoding DUF938 domain-containing protein has protein sequence MYPPSNQDRLYFPATVRNRAPIAAALSELLPDQGAVLEIASGSGEHAVTFQRQFPGVVWQASDPDPSHCKSINAWIAYECLSDVMPPALQLDVLDRPWLIPKRTCVELKVVVAINLIHIAPWSCCQSLVEQASEHLPIGGRFILYGPFRRNGLHTSLSNEAFDQSLRERNPSWGVRDLESVETLCSKVGFNNMQFIELPANNLIFTALKTV, from the coding sequence ATGTATCCACCTTCTAATCAAGATCGTCTCTACTTCCCGGCAACAGTGCGCAATCGTGCTCCCATCGCAGCTGCTCTTTCAGAGCTGCTGCCTGACCAAGGTGCTGTCCTTGAAATTGCCAGTGGAAGTGGTGAACACGCTGTGACCTTTCAGCGCCAGTTTCCTGGAGTGGTATGGCAGGCCAGTGACCCTGATCCGAGCCATTGCAAAAGTATCAATGCTTGGATTGCCTATGAGTGTCTAAGTGATGTTATGCCGCCAGCATTACAACTTGATGTTCTCGACCGGCCTTGGCTCATTCCTAAAAGAACTTGTGTTGAATTAAAAGTTGTTGTTGCGATCAATTTGATTCACATTGCTCCTTGGAGCTGTTGCCAATCATTAGTAGAGCAGGCATCTGAGCACCTTCCGATTGGAGGTCGTTTCATTCTTTATGGACCTTTTCGTCGAAACGGACTTCATACGAGTTTAAGCAATGAAGCTTTTGATCAGTCGCTGCGGGAGCGCAATCCCTCCTGGGGAGTACGTGATCTTGAATCTGTGGAGACACTCTGCAGCAAGGTAGGATTCAATAACATGCAGTTCATAGAATTGCCTGCGAATAATCTTATTTTTACCGCCTTGAAAACTGTATAA
- a CDS encoding thermonuclease family protein, translating into MLSHPVMQWCLHRDPSIKFRDFRCIAARKADVFPRLWGEANVLGENHGMGNFLPFVTVLFSLQVSASAATPIGQNLPLVRFQGCYDGNTCTTTDGETVRLACIDAPEIKKPPRFRSTRMRPTAYDNSSSEQSADALRTLVLGRSVGIRRITTDRYGRTIAELFIDNRNVGQQQVRNGHAVISHRSASQCPWAKRF; encoded by the coding sequence ATGCTCAGTCACCCTGTCATGCAATGGTGTCTGCACAGAGACCCCAGCATCAAGTTTCGGGACTTCCGTTGCATCGCTGCGCGCAAGGCAGATGTTTTCCCAAGACTATGGGGTGAAGCCAATGTTCTTGGCGAGAATCATGGCATGGGCAACTTCCTTCCTTTCGTCACCGTTCTGTTCTCGCTTCAGGTCAGCGCTAGCGCTGCTACACCTATTGGCCAAAACCTGCCACTTGTTCGTTTTCAGGGCTGTTACGACGGGAACACGTGTACGACCACTGATGGTGAAACAGTCAGGTTGGCTTGTATTGATGCTCCCGAAATCAAAAAACCTCCTCGCTTTAGGTCCACCAGGATGCGTCCCACTGCTTATGACAACAGCTCCTCCGAACAATCCGCCGATGCTTTGAGAACTTTGGTTTTAGGTCGATCAGTTGGTATTCGCCGCATCACGACTGATCGCTATGGACGCACGATTGCAGAGCTTTTCATTGACAACAGGAACGTTGGTCAGCAGCAGGTTCGCAACGGGCATGCCGTGATTTCTCATAGATCCGCTTCGCAATGCCCTTGGGCTAAGCGTTTCTGA
- a CDS encoding sigma-70 family RNA polymerase sigma factor: MFFPDNGNIDQFLDEMGRTPLLTAAEEITLGIAVKTSQSPAATPGEKRAGKRAKDRMIKANLRLVVTVSRKYLHRQLGQLEFGDLVQEGCIGLNRAVEKFDPELGYKFSTYAYWWIRQSISRAIDQTATTIRVPTSMNLALTKLNQLPSGLNDEQICRLLEVSDTQLKNLRHAFAAKSTASLDMNLGSDRDSSTLSDILCDEQSIPNFDKFQWDEVKKCLRDHAKLAMNNDQELLRRNVVEEQSLQSIATEIGISRERVRQKVDRAKRYLAAVLIEHRDLVA, encoded by the coding sequence ATGTTTTTCCCTGATAACGGCAACATCGATCAGTTCTTGGATGAGATGGGCCGAACTCCATTGCTCACAGCCGCCGAGGAGATCACGCTTGGAATTGCTGTGAAGACAAGCCAATCACCAGCAGCAACGCCTGGCGAAAAAAGAGCTGGCAAACGAGCCAAAGACCGAATGATCAAGGCTAATCTGCGATTAGTTGTCACCGTTAGCCGCAAGTACCTCCATCGTCAGCTGGGGCAATTGGAGTTTGGCGATCTGGTTCAAGAGGGTTGCATTGGCTTGAACCGTGCCGTTGAGAAGTTTGATCCCGAGTTGGGATACAAATTCAGCACCTATGCGTATTGGTGGATCCGTCAATCAATCAGTAGGGCAATTGATCAGACAGCCACAACGATCAGGGTGCCAACTTCTATGAATCTTGCTCTAACAAAGCTGAATCAACTTCCGTCGGGATTAAACGATGAGCAGATTTGCAGGCTACTAGAGGTCAGCGATACTCAGCTAAAGAACCTTCGCCACGCTTTTGCTGCCAAAAGCACTGCATCGCTAGATATGAACCTTGGCAGCGATAGGGATAGTTCAACCCTCTCTGATATTCTTTGCGATGAGCAATCAATACCTAATTTCGATAAGTTCCAATGGGATGAAGTGAAGAAATGTCTTCGAGACCATGCAAAATTAGCCATGAATAATGACCAAGAGTTACTACGTCGCAATGTTGTTGAAGAGCAGAGTCTTCAATCAATTGCTACTGAAATTGGAATCAGCCGCGAACGAGTCCGTCAGAAGGTAGATCGAGCCAAAAGATACTTAGCTGCCGTATTGATCGAGCATCGTGATCTCGTGGCATAA
- a CDS encoding esterase/lipase family protein gives MAKQNNVKAVSVVETLKISLLPFSSFNLAIYATIMKSLKKAGYQPNPQDKPIPNNDSGMATPVFEFAYDWRQSNADSAIQLNNFIDEKSKYYKTNKRSKKGQKFDIICHSMGCLVARYYLRYGDQGLGTSESTPELDWRGGDQIENIIMVAPPNKGSIEALSNLLNGYEFNHIKWLKYPAAVLGTMPSMYEFLPRPDISLAVDQTGQDIDLMDPKLWQSMNWGILNPNQANILAQIAPSGSANQEANSLAVEIQETLLRKAKLFHSRLDQKSKSPEHLRFYLFAGVGTPTESNVRVNRNEKSISFLNANSGDGKVLRASAYAIEDAMMPDMGPIVEWNNATFFLSHHLNLVKNHDFFVNLYDILMWRELL, from the coding sequence ATGGCAAAGCAAAATAACGTCAAAGCTGTATCTGTAGTTGAAACTTTGAAGATAAGCCTTCTTCCATTTTCATCTTTTAATCTGGCAATCTACGCAACTATCATGAAGTCGCTGAAGAAGGCAGGTTATCAGCCTAATCCTCAGGACAAGCCGATCCCTAATAACGACTCAGGCATGGCCACTCCTGTGTTTGAATTTGCTTATGATTGGCGTCAATCTAATGCTGATAGTGCAATTCAGCTCAATAACTTTATAGACGAAAAATCAAAATATTATAAAACTAACAAGAGATCTAAAAAGGGACAAAAATTTGATATTATTTGCCATTCGATGGGATGTCTAGTAGCAAGATACTATTTGCGATATGGAGATCAAGGATTAGGGACTAGTGAATCAACTCCTGAGCTTGACTGGAGAGGTGGCGATCAAATTGAAAACATCATCATGGTTGCTCCACCGAATAAAGGGTCGATTGAAGCGTTAAGTAATCTTCTTAATGGTTATGAGTTTAATCACATTAAATGGCTTAAATATCCTGCTGCAGTTCTTGGTACCATGCCATCAATGTATGAATTTCTTCCGCGTCCTGATATATCTCTAGCTGTTGATCAAACTGGTCAAGACATAGATCTGATGGATCCTAAATTATGGCAGTCAATGAATTGGGGGATACTCAATCCAAATCAGGCTAACATTCTTGCTCAAATTGCCCCTTCTGGCAGTGCAAATCAGGAGGCTAATTCCCTCGCTGTGGAAATTCAGGAGACATTATTGCGTAAAGCAAAATTATTTCATTCCAGATTGGATCAAAAAAGCAAATCACCTGAGCATCTTAGATTTTATTTGTTTGCAGGCGTTGGAACACCGACCGAATCAAATGTTCGCGTTAATCGAAATGAAAAATCAATTTCATTCTTGAATGCTAATTCTGGAGATGGTAAAGTCTTAAGAGCTAGTGCGTATGCGATTGAAGATGCAATGATGCCTGATATGGGTCCGATTGTTGAATGGAATAATGCAACTTTCTTCCTCTCGCATCATTTGAATCTTGTGAAGAATCATGATTTCTTCGTGAATTTGTACGATATTCTCATGTGGAGAGAGCTGCTTTAA